A single window of Ovis aries strain OAR_USU_Benz2616 breed Rambouillet chromosome 24, ARS-UI_Ramb_v3.0, whole genome shotgun sequence DNA harbors:
- the MAPK8IP3 gene encoding C-Jun-amino-terminal kinase-interacting protein 3 isoform X13: MSESGQSSAAATPSTTGTKSNTPTSSVPSAAVTPLSEGLQPLGDYGGSKNSKRAREKRNSRNMEVQVTQEMRNVSIGMGSSDEWSDVQDIIDSTPELDMGREPRLDRTGSSPTQGIVNKAFGINTDSLYHELSTAGSEVIGDVDEGADLLGEFSVRDDFFGMGKEVGNLLLENSQLLETKNALNVVKNDLIAKVDQLSGEQEALKGDLEAARQAKLRLENRIKDLEEELRRVKSEAITAHREPKEEVEDVSSCLCTELDKIPMAQRRRFTRVEMARVLMERNQYKERLMELQEAVRWTEMIRASREHPSVQEKKKSTIWQFFSRLFSSSSSPPPAKRSYPSVNIHYKSPTTAGFSQRRNHGMCQSAVGSRPLEFFPDDDCTSSARREQKREQYRQVREHVRNDDGRLQACGWSLPAKYKQLSPNGGQEDTRMKNVPVPVYCRPLVEKDPTMKLWCAAGVNLSGWKLSEDGPGNGVKPTPGRDPLTCDREVEGEAKSNHASPEKKKAKELPEADATSSRVWILTSTLTTSKVVVIDANQPGTVVDQFTVCNAHVLCISSIPAASDGDYPPGEIFLDSDVNPEDSGTDGVLAGITLVGCATRCNVPRSNCSSRGDTPVLDKGQGEVSAVANGKVNPAPSTEEATEATEVPDAGPSEAEAATVRPGPLTEHVFTDPAPTPPPSAQPDSENGPEADVSGVQPEPEPSGDPAGSTSAAPTMWLGAQNGWLYVHSAVASWKKCLHSIKLKDSVLSLVHVKGRVLVALADGTLAIFHRGEDGQWDLSNYHLMDLGHPHHSIRCMAVVHDRVWCGYKNKVHVIQPKTMQIEKSFDAHPRRESQVRQLAWIGDGVWVSIRLDSTLRLYHAHTHQHLQDVDIEPYVSKMLGTGKLGFSFVRITALLIAGNRLWVGTGNGVVISIPLTETVVLHRGQLLGLRANKTSPTSGEGARPGGVIHVYGDDSSDRAASSFIPYCSMAQAQLCFHGHRDAVKFFVSVPGNVLATLNGSVLDSPSEGPGPAAPAADAEAQKLKNVLVLSGGEGYIDFRIGDGEDDEPEEGVGDVSQVKPVLSKAERSHIIVWQVSYTPE, translated from the exons ATGTCCGAGTCGGGCCAGTCCTCAGCAGCGGCCACGCCCAGCACTACGGGCACCAAGTCCAACACGCCCACATCCTCCGTGCCCTCGGCCGCAGTCACGCCCCTCAGCGAGGGCCTGCAGCCACTGGGCGACTACGGCGGCTCCAAGAACAGCAAGCGGGCACGGGAGAAGCGCAACAGCCGCAACATGGAGGTGCAGGTCACGCAGGAGATGCGCAATGTCAGCATAG GCATGGGCAGCAGTGACGAGTGGTCTGACGTCCAGGACATCATCGACTCCACCCCAGAGCTGGACATGGGCCGGGAGCCTCGCCTGGACCGCACGGGCAGCAG CCCGACCCAGGGAATCGTGAACAAGGCTTTCGGCATCAACACCGACTCCCTGTACCACGAGCTGTCGACGGCGGGCTCCGAGGTCATCGGAGATGTGGACGAAGGGGCCGACCTGCTAG GGGAGTTCTCAG TGCGTGATGATTTTTTTG GAATGGGCAAGGAAGTGGGGAATCTGCTGCTGGAGAACTCACAGCTTCTAGAAACCAA aAACGCTCTGAACGTGGTGAAAAACGACCTCATCGCCAAGGTGGACCAGCTGTCGGGGGAGCAGGAGGCGCTGAAGGGGGACTTGGAGGCCGCCAGGCAGGCCAAGCTCAGACTGGAGAACCGCATCAaagacctggaggaggagctgaggag AGTGAAGTCGGAGGCCATCACTGCCCACCGTGAACCCAAAGAAGAGGTGGAGGATGTAAGCAGCTGTCTCTGTACAGAATTG GACAAAATCCCCATGGCGCAGCGCCGCCGCTTCACGCGAGTGGAGATGGCCCGCGTGCTCATGGAGCGCAACCAGTACAAAGAGCGGCTGATGGAGCTACAGGAGGCCGTGCGGTGGACTGAGATGATCAG AGCATCCCGCGAGCACCCGTCTGTCCAGGAGAAGAAGAAGTCCACCATCTGGCAGTT CTTCAGCCGCCTCTTCAGCTCCTCGTCCAGCCCGCCTCCGGCCAAGCGGTCTTACCCCTCTGTGAACATCCATTACAAGTCACCCACCACAGCCGGCTTCAGCCAGCGCCGCAACCATGGCATGTGCCAGAGTGCAGTGGGCAGCCGGCCCCTGGAGTTCTTCCCAGATGA CGACTGCACGTCGTCCGCGCGGCGGGAGCAGAAGCGCGAGCAGTACCGCCAGGTGCGCGAGCACGTGCGCAATGACGACGGGCGGCTGCAGGCCTGCGGCTGGAGTCTGCCGGCCAAGTACAAGCAG CTGAGTCCCAACGGCGGCCAGGAGGACACCCGCATGAAGAATGTGCCGGTCCCTGTGTACTGCCGCCCGCTGGTGGAGAAGGACCCGACCATGAAG CTGTGGTGTGCCGCGGGCGTCAACTTGAGCGGCTGGAAGCTGAGTGAGGACGGCCCTGGAAATGGAGTCAAGCCCACGCCGGGCCGCGACCCTCTGACCTGCGACCGGGAAGTGGAAGGAGAGGCCAAGAGCAACCACGCGTCCCCCGAGAAGAAGAAG GCCAAGGAGCTCCCTGAGGCGGATGCCACCTCCAGCCGCGTGTGGATCCTCACCAGCACGCTGACCACCAGCAAAGTGGTGGTCATCGACGCCAACCAGCCGGGCACTGTCGTGGACCAGTTCACCGTGTGCAATGCCCACGTGctctgcatctccagcatcccTG CCGCCAGCGACGGCGACTACCCTCCAGGGGAGATCTTCCTGGACAGCGACGTGAACCCCGAGGACTCAGGCACGGATGGGGTGCTGGCAGGCATCACGCTGGTGGGCTGTGCCACGCGCTGCAACGTACCACGCAGCAACTGCTCCTCCCGGGGGGACACCCCGGTGCTGGACAAGGGCCAGG GGGAGGTGTCGGCTGTCGCCAATGGGAAGGTCAACCCGGCTCCATCCACGGAGGAGGCCACGGAGGCCACAGAGGTGCCCGATGCAGGGCCCAGCGAGGCAGAGGCAGCCACTGTGCGGCCCGGGCCCCTCACGGAGCATGTCTTTACggacccagcccccaccccgccccccagcgCCCAGCCTGACAG TGAGAACGGGCCAGAGGCTGACGTGAGCGGCGTGCAGCCCGAGCCGGAGCCCAGCGGGGACCCCGCAGGCAGCACCAGTGCCGCGCCCACCATGTGGCTGGGAGCCCAGAACGGCTG GCTCTATGTGCACTCAGCTGTGGCCAGCTGGAAGAAGTGTCTGCACTCCATCAAGCTGAAGGACTCGGTGCTGAGCCTGGT GCACGTGAAGGGGCGCGTGCTGGTGGCTCTGGCCGATGGGACCCTGGCCATCTTCCACCGGGGTGAAG ATGGCCAGTGGGACCTGAGCAACTACCACCTGATGGACCTGGGCCACCCGCACCACTCCATCCGCTGCATGGCCGTCGTGCACGACCGCGTCTGGTGCGGCTACAAGAACAAGGTGCACGTCATCCAGCCCAAGACCATGCAGATCGAG AAGTCATTTGATGCCCACCCACGGCGGGAGAGCCAGGTGCGGCAGCTGGCATGGATCGGCGACGGGGTCTGGGTGTCCATCCGCCTGGACTCCACACTGCGGCTCTACCACGCCCACACCCACCAGCACCTGCAGGACGTGGACATCGAGCCCTACGTCAGCAAGATGCTGG GCACGGGAAAGCTGGGCTTCTCCTTCGTGCGCATCACGGCCCTGCTCATCGCGGGCAACCGCCTCTGGGTGGGCACTGGCAATGGAGTCGTCATCTCCATCCCCCTGACTGAGA CCGTGGTCCTGCACCGAGGCCAGCTCCTGGGGCTGCGAG CCAACAAGACGTCCCCCACGTCGGGAGAGGGGGCCCGCCCTGGCGGCGTCATCCACGTGTACGGGGACGACAGCAGCGACCGGGCAGCCAGCAGCTTCATCCCCTACTGCTCCATGGCGCAGGCGCAGCTCTGCTTCCACGGCCACCGGGACGCCGTCAAATTCTTCGTCTCGGTGCCAG GGAATGTGCTGGCCACCCTGAATGGCAGCGTGCTTGACAGCCCCTCCGAGGGCCCCGGGCCCGCTGCTCCTGCCGCAGATGCCGAGGCCCAGAAGCTGAAGAACGTGCTGGTGCTGAGCGGCGGGGAGGGCTACATCGACTTCCGCATCG GCGACGGCGAGGACGACGAGCCGGAGGAGGGCGTGGGGGACGTCAGCCAGGTGAAGCCGGTGCTGTCCAAGGCCGAGCGCAGCCACATCATCGTGTGGCAGGTGTCCTACACCCCCGAGTGA
- the NME3 gene encoding nucleoside diphosphate kinase 3, with the protein MICLVLTIFANLFPAAYTGVHERTFLAVKPDGVQRRLVGEIVRRFERKGFKLVALKLVQASEELLREHYAELRERPFFGRLVKYMGSGPVVAMVWQGLDVVRASRALIGATNPADAAPGTIRGDFCIEVGKNVIHGSDSVESARREIALWFRTDELLCWEDSAGHWLYE; encoded by the exons ATGATCTGCCTGGTGCTGACCATTTTCGCCAACCTCTTCCCGGCGG CCTATACCGGCGTGCACGAGCGTACCTTCCTGGCCGTGAAGCCCGACGGCGTGCAGCGGCGGCTCGTGGGCGAGATCGTGCGGCGCTTCGAGAGGAAGGGCTTCAAGCTGGTGGCGCTGAAGCTGGTGCAG GCTTCGGAGGAGCTGCTGCGGGAACACTATGCCGAGCTGCGCGAGCGCCCCTTCTTCGGGCGTCTGGTCAAGTACATGGGCTCCGGGCCGGTGGTGGCCATG GTGTGGCAGGGTCTGGACGTTGTACGCGCTTCCCGGGCGCTCATCGGAGCCACGAATCCGGCCGACGCCGCGCCCGGCACCATCCGCGGCGATTTCTGCATCGAGGTCGGCAA GAATGTGATTCACGGCAGCGACTCCGTGGAGAGCGCCCGCCGCGAGATCGCACTCTGGTTTCGCACTGACGAGCTCCTGTGCTGGGAGGATAGCGCGGGGCACTGGCTGTACGAGTAG
- the MRPS34 gene encoding small ribosomal subunit protein mS34, producing the protein MARRKVRPRLIAELARRVRALREQRERPRDSVRYALDYETLTRPHSGRKLPMRAWVDVHRESRLLQLLGRLPFFGLGRLVTRKSWLWQHDEPCYWRLTRVRPDYTAQNLDHGKAWGILTFKGKTESEAREIEQVMYHDWRLVPKHEEEAFTSFTPAPEETPCPVPYPPLLRAMILAERQKNGDPSTEEPMLSLERIRTDPWDYPENLEAKKKTKGTAV; encoded by the exons ATGGCGCGCAGAAAGGTGCGGCCGCGGCTGATCGCCGAGCTGGCCCGCCGTGTGCGGGCCCTGCGCGAGCAGCGGGAGCGGCCGCGCGATTCGGTGCGCTACGCCCTGGACTACGAGACGCTGACACGGCCGCACTCGGGCCGCAAGCTGCCCATGCGAGCATGGGTCGACGTGCACCGCGAGAGTCGGCTCCTGCAGCTGCTCGGCCGCCTTCCGTTCTTCGGCCTGGGCCGTCTGGTCACGCGCAAGTCCTGGCTGTGGCAGCACGACGAGCCGTGCTACTGGCGCCTCACGCGCGTCCGGCCGGACTACACGGCGCAG AACCTGGACCACGGGAAGGCCTGGGGCATCCTGACCTTCAAAG GAAAGACGGAGAGTGAGGCCCGGGAGATCGAGCAGGTCATGTACCACGACTGGCGGCTGGTGCCCAAACACGAGGAGGAGGCCTTCACCTCTTTCACGCCGGCGCCAGAGGAGACGCCGTGCCCCGTCCCCTACCCGCCGCTCCTCCGGGCCATGATTCTAGCAGAGCGACAGAAAAACGGAGACCCCAGCACGGAGGAGCCCATGCTCAGCCTGGAGAGGATACGCACTGATCCCTGGGACTATCCTGAGAATCTGGAGGCGAAGAAAAAGACCAAGGGCACCGCAGTCTAA